The proteins below are encoded in one region of Paenarthrobacter ilicis:
- a CDS encoding DUF3073 domain-containing protein: MGRGRQKAKATKQARDIKYYSPNTDYSALERELTGPSSRVKSHFPDDPPEPDYSAYEDKYAEDDEDEVDTRRIV, encoded by the coding sequence ATGGGGCGCGGCCGTCAAAAGGCAAAAGCTACCAAGCAGGCTCGGGACATCAAGTACTACTCCCCGAACACTGACTATTCGGCACTTGAGCGGGAGCTCACGGGTCCGTCCAGTCGTGTCAAGAGCCACTTCCCGGACGATCCTCCGGAGCCGGATTACTCGGCCTACGAGGATAAGTATGCGGAAGACGATGAGGACGAGGTAGACACCCGTCGAATCGTATAG